The following coding sequences are from one Brooklawnia cerclae window:
- a CDS encoding type II toxin-antitoxin system RelE/ParE family toxin produces MIRSFTDRDTELIWRREPTKRLDPRIHWAANRKLHMLDAATELSALRVPPGNRLEVLKGDRAGEHSIRISDQWRICFRWTDAGPEDVQIVDYH; encoded by the coding sequence GTGATCAGATCGTTCACCGACCGCGACACTGAACTTATCTGGCGTCGTGAGCCGACGAAACGACTTGATCCGCGCATTCACTGGGCAGCCAACAGGAAGTTGCACATGCTCGACGCTGCCACCGAACTGAGCGCCTTGCGCGTGCCGCCTGGCAACCGTCTGGAGGTGCTGAAGGGAGACCGGGCCGGTGAACACAGCATCCGGATTAGTGACCAGTGGCGGATTTGTTTCCGCTGGACGGACGCAGGCCCGGAGGATGTGCAGATCGTGGACTACCACTGA
- a CDS encoding type II toxin-antitoxin system Phd/YefM family antitoxin produces MVTISASTARQTLPAQLDRVEAGEEVSITRHGRVVAVLVSPDALRARRAPEAWNRADDIGALLERARGEPVRPPTISPERAEELVQAIRVDRSAR; encoded by the coding sequence ATGGTGACGATCAGTGCGAGTACCGCCCGTCAAACCCTTCCCGCCCAACTCGACCGCGTGGAGGCGGGCGAGGAAGTCTCCATCACACGGCACGGACGCGTCGTCGCCGTACTTGTGTCCCCCGATGCGCTCAGGGCACGTCGTGCCCCTGAGGCGTGGAACCGGGCGGACGACATCGGTGCGCTGCTCGAGCGCGCACGAGGCGAACCCGTACGGCCCCCGACGATCAGCCCTGAACGCGCGGAAGAACTCGTCCAGGCCATCCGCGTAGACAGATCCGCGCGTTGA
- a CDS encoding PIN domain-containing protein, with translation MTAFDADVIIYAAAKGHPLGTRVAALFAGADPVGTGSVLLLTEVLTKPMRNDPNSDETATLISLLSRLELHPFDEATARLALALAISYGLHAADAAHLATAVASGADRFLTNNHKDFPQTITEIDVVYPDDLAATA, from the coding sequence GTGACGGCGTTTGACGCCGACGTCATCATCTACGCCGCCGCGAAGGGCCACCCGCTCGGCACGCGGGTTGCCGCGCTCTTCGCCGGCGCCGACCCTGTCGGCACCGGATCTGTGCTGCTGCTCACGGAAGTGCTGACGAAACCCATGCGTAACGATCCGAACTCCGACGAGACAGCAACACTGATCAGCCTTCTCAGCCGACTTGAATTGCACCCGTTTGACGAGGCCACGGCGCGCCTTGCTCTCGCATTGGCGATCAGCTACGGCCTACACGCCGCAGATGCCGCACACCTCGCGACCGCGGTGGCTTCGGGAGCAGACCGGTTCCTCACCAACAACCACAAGGACTTCCCACAGACCATCACCGAAATTGATGTCGTTTACCCGGACGACCTGGCGGCCACTGCATGA
- a CDS encoding HigA family addiction module antitoxin produces MTEKLYPPVHPGEVLMEDFIRGFGITQNKLAVSIGVPPRRINEIVHGKRAITADTALRLGRYFGVDAQFWLNLQTRYELELAQDRVAEQVASITPLQVA; encoded by the coding sequence ATGACTGAGAAACTGTATCCGCCCGTGCACCCGGGCGAGGTCCTGATGGAGGACTTCATCCGGGGGTTCGGCATCACGCAGAACAAGCTTGCGGTGTCGATCGGTGTGCCGCCGCGCCGGATCAACGAGATCGTGCACGGGAAGCGTGCCATCACGGCCGACACTGCACTCCGCTTGGGGCGCTACTTCGGTGTTGACGCGCAGTTCTGGCTTAACCTGCAGACGCGGTACGAGCTGGAGCTCGCGCAGGATCGGGTGGCCGAGCAGGTCGCCTCGATTACGCCGCTGCAGGTCGCTTGA